The proteins below come from a single Myxocyprinus asiaticus isolate MX2 ecotype Aquarium Trade chromosome 28, UBuf_Myxa_2, whole genome shotgun sequence genomic window:
- the ttc34 gene encoding tetratricopeptide repeat protein 34, whose product MGGSQVKTNTSNGHAELAVSPKNRVCLLVGRAIAQFSAGGRASKVCKDLGDGFSVHPATARQQLQSLFSDNGIGLAARIQQRQQVEKGDSDFRVAVLAWPDLRSSKGLELLDAVIAQLRALCHLESDGGGRELRVRLADCLLLHGEHREVLSISCQLASAAPGQQSYQNTLQVLRGFSCLLIKDHKGALEDFQAVIEHNAPHPPSRVHALFGRGILHLMADSHYLTALDYVTVSQLQLQDTALTVRTAVGVHALALLLMELQPGADGSQILIADTLYQLGRVEEAYRLLFNIEHTAPRPPLLKKLIFTRQNTSRKTLSHRIKTYSVWPTSRMCHKGSCGLFVHASGGGAIDSLLERARCYALLGQWKTAIFDFTGILKGHPDHVQALCGRGFTYLMLNQQKASQRKCLAQAASQEARSVSKSDQWEHALALLTLTVRAVNEVKLQYLRQRAACLAHLGLHERAVSDLNKVMAMAQTAERSIGCGQRTFAVEVAAFCCVPVRSLAYRTFPKPWTCTRNRHCCVLKLAWE is encoded by the exons ATGGGTGGCTCACAGGTCAAGACAAACACATCTAACGGTCATGCCGAGCTGGCAGTGTCACCTAAGAATAGAGTATGTCTACTGGTGGGTAGAGCAATTGCACAATTTTCAGCTGGAGGACGAGCAAGCAAAGTCTGCAAAGACCTCGGTGATGGTTTTTCAGTTCACCCAGCGACAGCGAGACAGCAATTACAAAGCCTCTTCTCTGACAATGGCATAGGCTTGGCAGCTCGCATCCAGCAGCGTCAACAGGTGGAGAAGGGTGACTCAGATTTCAGGGTGGCGGTTCTTGCGTGGCCTGACCTACGCTCATCCAAAGGATTGGAGTTGTTGGATGCCGTTATTGCTCAACTGCGAGCTCTCTGTCACTTAGAATCAGACGGAGGAGGTAGGGAGTTGCGTGTGCGTCTGGCAGACTGCCTTCTTCTGCATGGGGAACATAGAGAAGTTCTTTCCATAAGCTGCCAGCTAGCCTCTGCAGCTCCAGGCCAGCAAAGCTATCAGAACACCTTGCAAGTGCTCAGAGGGTTTTCCTGTCTTTTAATCAAAGACCATAAAGGTGCTCTGGAGGATTTCCAGGCAGTGATTGAGCATAACGCTCCTCACCCACCCAGTCGTGTGCATGCACTTTTCGGTAGGGGAATCTTACATTTGATGGCTGACTCACACTACCTGACTGCTCTGGATTATGTTACAGTGAGCCAATTACAGCTGCAGGACACTGCTCTAACTGTTAG GACTGCTGTTGGTGTGCATGCTCTTGCTCTTCTCCTAATGGAGTTGCAACCCGGTGCTGATGGATCCCAGATTCTCATAGCAGATACCCTGTACCAGCTGGGTCGTGTTGAGGAGGCTTACCGTCTTCTGTTCAACATTGAGCATACAGCTCCTCGTCCACCT CTCCTCAAGAAGCTGATTTTTACAAGACAGAACACTTCTAGAAAAACATTGTCACACCGCATCAAAACGTATTCTGTGTGGCCAACAAGCCGAATGTGCCATAAGGGAAGCTGTGGCCTATTTGTCCATGCTTCAG GTGGTGGTGCAATAGATTCCCTGCTGGAGAGAGCGAGATGTTATGCTTTATTGGGCCAATGGAAGACAGCCATCTTTGACTTTACTGGGATCCTAAAGGGGCACCCAGACCATGTGCAGGCTTTGTGTGGAAGAGGATTCACTTATCTTATGCTGAACCAACAGAAG GCCTCTCAAAGAAAATGCCTGGCACAG GCAGCATCTCAGGAGGCCAGAAGTGTCTCTAAAAGTGACCAGTGGGAGCATGCCTTAGCCTTGCTGACTCTCACAGTGCGAGCAGTCAATGAGGTGAAGCTTCAGTACCTTAGGCAGCGTGCAGCCTGCCTAGCCCACCTGGGCCTGCATGAGAGGGCAGTATCTGATCTGAATAAAGTCATGGCCATGGCACAGACAGCAGAGAGGAGCATAGGGTGTGGGCAGAGGACCTTTGCTGTCGAGGTCGCAGCCTTCTGTTGTGTTCCCGTGAGGAGTCTGGCTTACAGGACATTTCCCAAGCCCTGGACCTGCACGAGGAACAGGCACTGCTGTGTGCTGAAGCTGGCCTGGGAATAG